The genomic interval ATGTCACGATATGGCAAAGGGCAACGCGCGATCACTATGCTATTCTCGTCAGAAATTCCTTTTCCGACTATGTCTCGGACTATCTTCTGGATGCTATGTCAGAATATAACGCGGCCTAAAATGGACATAATTAGAATAACTTGGCATTAGTGAGCAAAAAGAAAACCCGCCTTGAAACAGGGCGGGTTCTTTCATTTCATATGATGCATAAAGATCATTCGGTGTAGAATTTGCGACGGGCATCCTGCTCTACGCCAAGCACCATCTGCAGTTCAGCCAATCTGCGGAAATGCTCTTCCTTTTCCTCGTCAGTCTTGGCTTCGCTCAGCTTTTCGAACTCTTCGGCGATGGCCTTCTTCAGTTCGATTTCGCGCGGCATGGCGCCAGTTTCTTCCAAAATGCGATAGCCAGCCTTCAGGAAGGTATCGTCACTCTGTTGAGGTGGCTTGGGTTTGCGCGCACGCTTATAACCCTCAAGCAAACCTTCCGATTTCACTTTCGCAATAAGATATTCAGTGACGTCTTTGTTAGGCATCATTTACTCCATCAGACCGTTCCGGCCCTTTAAAGATAAGATCAAATTCATGACACTTCAATGAGTAGAAGGTTATGTGGACGGCCCTTTGATGAGCCAGACCAAACCATCTCACAGTCCGAGCGCATCAGCCAAGAAGCGCTGCGTAGTCAAGGTCTTCCAAGCCAGCGGCGCGCCGTGCGGAGGTAAGTGTGTTGGCCATCAGCAACGCAATGGTCATCGGGCCAACGCCACCCGGAACCGGCGTTATGAAACCCGCATGCTCTGCGGCGCTATCATAATCAACATCGCCAACAAGCCGCGTCTTGCCTTCTCCACGTTCGGGAGCTGGGATACGGTTGATCCCCACATCGATGACACACGCACCATCCTTGATCCAGTCGCCCTTGATCATCTGAGGGCGACCAACCGCAGCAACAACAATATCCGCAGCCTTCACAACACTTGGCAAATCCTTGGTGCGACTATGCGCGATGGTCACCGTGCAGCTTTCTGCCAGCAAAAGAGCTGCCATCGGTTTGCCAACAATGTTGGAGCGCCCGACCACCACGGCGGATTTGCCGGAAAGATCGCCCAGAGACCTCTTGGCCAGAATAAGCGACCCTGCTGGCGTACAGGGCACCATGGCCTTGTCTTTGGCGCCTGCAGTGAGCAGCCCCACATTGATTGGATGGAACCCGTCGACATCCTTGTCAGGACGGATCAGCTCCAGCACCTTGGATTCATCAATATGATCGGGCAGGGGGAGCTGAACCAGAATGCCATGAATGCTTTCGTCATCATTCAACTCGCCCACAAGAGACAAGAGAGTATCTTCTGAAGTATCAGCAGGCAGAGCATGTTCAACCGATTTGAAATGGCATTCATTGGCAGCCTTGCCTTTGGACGCGACATAAACCTTGCTGGCAGGGTCTTCACCAACAATGACCACTGCAATGCCTGGCACAACGCCGGTTTCATCGATCAGTTTTTTGCCCTCAACGGCAATTTTTTCTCTCAGCGCTGCGGCAATGCCCTTGCCATCAATGCGTGTTGCGGTCATGTGCTTCTCTCTTTCAAGACGTGTGATTCCATGCTCATGCGGCAATAAGTTGCCAACAGCTATAGACTCCTTAGAACAAGCCTTCAATGTCGCCTTTTTCATTAAGGTGGATAGACAGGGCCGCCGGTTTGCGCGGCAGTCCCGGCATTGTCATGATTTCCCCGCAAATCACGACAATGAAACCAGCCCCGGCAGAAAGACGGACTTCTCTGACAGGGACGTCAAAATCACTTGGCGCCCCCAGGAGCGTAGGGTCCGTTGAAAAGCTATATTGGGTCTTGGCCATACAAACAGGCAGCTCGCCATAGCCTTCCGCTTCCCATTGTTCCAGTTGCTGGCGGATCTTTTGATTGATGAGAACGCCCTTTGCGCCATAAATCTCCTTGGCCACAATCTCGATTTTTGTCACGAACGACATGGAATCCCGATAAAGCAACTTGAATTGCGGTTTTTCCTGCTCTGTCATGGCGACAACAGCTTCGGCCAACGCCACAGCCCCTTTGGAGCCCTCTGCCCAGTGCGTACACAGAATGGCCTTGCATCCCATGCTCTCAACATAACGCTGCACCACTGCGGTTTCTTCTGCGGTGTCCGAGGTGAAATGATTGATTGCAACAATGACAGGAACGTCGAACTTTTTGACATTCTCGATGTGGCGACCAAGGTTCGCGCAACCAGCCAGAACGGCATCCTCATCCGGGGTGCCCAAGTCGGCCTTGGCTACGCCACCATTCATCTTGAGCGCCCTGACAGTTGCCACAATCACGGCAGCATCAGGCTCGACACCTGCTTTGCGGCATTTGATGTTGAAGAATTTCTCCGCCCCGAGATCGGCTCCAAAACCAGCTTCCGTTACCACATAATCGGAAAGCTTGAGCGCAGCCTTGGTGGAAAGCACCGAATTGCAGCCGTGAGCAATATTGGCGAAAGGGCCGCCATGCACGAAGGCTGGATTATTCTCCAACGTCTGCACCAGATTGGGCAGGATGGCCTGTTTGAGCAAAACCGTCATGGCCCCGTCGGCGCCTATATCGCGACAATAGACAGGTGTGCGGTCCCTGCGATAGCCAACAATAATGTCGCCCAAACGGCGCTGCAAATCCTTATGGTTTTCAGCCAGACAAAGAATGGCCATCACTTCTGAGGCGACAGTAATGTCGAAACCGGATTCTGAAGGAAACCCGTTCGCAACACCGCCAAGTCCCGTCGTGATCTGCCGTAAGGATCGGTCATTCAAGTCAACAACGCGACGCCATTTGATCCGCCGCACATCAATGTCGAGTTCATTGCCCCAATAAATGTGATTATCGACCATCGCAGCGAGCAGATTGTGCGCGGCCGTTACCGCATGAAAATCACCCGTGAAATGCAGGTTCATCTCTTCCATCGGAACAACCTGCGCCATGCCGCCACCAGCCGCGCCACCTTTAACGCCAAAGCAGGGCCCCAGCGAGGCTTCGCGAATGCAAACACTTGCCTTCTTGCCAATCGCATTGAGAGCATCGCCCAGCCCAACCGTGGTGGTTGTCTTGCCTTCCCCCGCGGGGGTAGGGCTTATCGCCGTGACCAGAATAAGTTTGCCATTGGGGCGATCTGCCAGTGCGTCCATGCAGTCTTGCGAGAGCTTGGCTTTGTCATGTCCGAAGGGGATAAGTTTTTCTGCGGGAATAGAAAGGCGTTCGCCTATCTCGGTGATTGGTTTCAGTGTGGCTGCGCGGGCAATGTCTATATCACTTTGCATCGATAGCGGGTCTCACTTTAATTCGGACAGTGGAATGCTCTGGTTTTGGTTCTGTAAAGATGATGTATTGCGAACAATGGATAAAAATCAAGCTACCCTTGTATCAAATGCCATTCTTTCGACAGGTCAGTCAGTCACGCCTTGCAGGTGACAAAAATACTGGTATACCAAAGGGAAATATAAAACGAGGGAAACAGTAGTATGTCACATATTCATTGGCTTGGTGCGGGACTTTCATCCGTGCCGGGTATCCGCCGCCTTATTTCCAAAAATCGAGAAATCACACTTTGGAACCGTACCCTCTACAAAGCAGAGGCAGCGACGGAAGGGCTGACCGGCTCATTCGATGTCAAGGAATTCACCCTTGATGCTCTTAGCGCAGAATTGAAACCCGGCGATGTTGCCGTTTCCATGCTGCCTGCCACGATGCATTTGCAAATTGCCGAACTGTGCCTTGAGAAAGACGCCCATTTTGTCTCGTCTTCCTATGTCAGCCCGGAAATGGCCGCATTGGACGAGAAAGCAAAAGCCAAGGGCCTGACCTTTGTCAACGAAGTGGGGCTCGACCCCGGTCTTGACCATTTGCTCGCCCATCTCCTTATGAGCGACTACAAGGCAAGTAACGCTTACGATCCAGCCAACAGTCACGAATTCCGCTCCTTCTGCGGCGGCTTCCCAGCCGTTGCTAACGACTTCCGCTATAAATTCAGCTGGTCTCCTCTTGGTGTTCTCAAGGCTCTCAAAAGCCCGGCTAAAGCCATTATGGGCGGCAAGGAAGTCAACACACAGAAGCCATGGGATGCAATTTCAGACTATTCGGCCAATCTGCCAGGTGGCGCAGAAGTCTTTCAGTCTTATCCAAACCGCAACTCCTTGCCCTTCATGCAAGCCTATGGCATGGGTAGCGATTGGAACGTTCACACCTTCGTACGCGGCACCTTGCGCCTAGATGGTTGGTCTGATGCATGGGCCGATATTTTCCATTTCGTTGAAAATGAATTGGCAGGCCCGGATGGCGATGCAAAACTGGCGGCCATGAGCGAGCAGCTCTGGACAGACTATGCTTATGATGAGGGCGAACCGGACAGGGTTGTTCTGGTTGTTGACTTGAAGGCCAGCAAGGATGGCAAGGTTGTCTGGCACAAAGACTATGCCCTTGATTCTAAAGGCAGCA from uncultured Cohaesibacter sp. carries:
- a CDS encoding DUF1992 domain-containing protein, with amino-acid sequence MPNKDVTEYLIAKVKSEGLLEGYKRARKPKPPQQSDDTFLKAGYRILEETGAMPREIELKKAIAEEFEKLSEAKTDEEKEEHFRRLAELQMVLGVEQDARRKFYTE
- the folD gene encoding bifunctional methylenetetrahydrofolate dehydrogenase/methenyltetrahydrofolate cyclohydrolase FolD → MTATRIDGKGIAAALREKIAVEGKKLIDETGVVPGIAVVIVGEDPASKVYVASKGKAANECHFKSVEHALPADTSEDTLLSLVGELNDDESIHGILVQLPLPDHIDESKVLELIRPDKDVDGFHPINVGLLTAGAKDKAMVPCTPAGSLILAKRSLGDLSGKSAVVVGRSNIVGKPMAALLLAESCTVTIAHSRTKDLPSVVKAADIVVAAVGRPQMIKGDWIKDGACVIDVGINRIPAPERGEGKTRLVGDVDYDSAAEHAGFITPVPGGVGPMTIALLMANTLTSARRAAGLEDLDYAALLG
- a CDS encoding formate--tetrahydrofolate ligase, which gives rise to MQSDIDIARAATLKPITEIGERLSIPAEKLIPFGHDKAKLSQDCMDALADRPNGKLILVTAISPTPAGEGKTTTTVGLGDALNAIGKKASVCIREASLGPCFGVKGGAAGGGMAQVVPMEEMNLHFTGDFHAVTAAHNLLAAMVDNHIYWGNELDIDVRRIKWRRVVDLNDRSLRQITTGLGGVANGFPSESGFDITVASEVMAILCLAENHKDLQRRLGDIIVGYRRDRTPVYCRDIGADGAMTVLLKQAILPNLVQTLENNPAFVHGGPFANIAHGCNSVLSTKAALKLSDYVVTEAGFGADLGAEKFFNIKCRKAGVEPDAAVIVATVRALKMNGGVAKADLGTPDEDAVLAGCANLGRHIENVKKFDVPVIVAINHFTSDTAEETAVVQRYVESMGCKAILCTHWAEGSKGAVALAEAVVAMTEQEKPQFKLLYRDSMSFVTKIEIVAKEIYGAKGVLINQKIRQQLEQWEAEGYGELPVCMAKTQYSFSTDPTLLGAPSDFDVPVREVRLSAGAGFIVVICGEIMTMPGLPRKPAALSIHLNEKGDIEGLF
- a CDS encoding saccharopine dehydrogenase C-terminal domain-containing protein, which translates into the protein MSHIHWLGAGLSSVPGIRRLISKNREITLWNRTLYKAEAATEGLTGSFDVKEFTLDALSAELKPGDVAVSMLPATMHLQIAELCLEKDAHFVSSSYVSPEMAALDEKAKAKGLTFVNEVGLDPGLDHLLAHLLMSDYKASNAYDPANSHEFRSFCGGFPAVANDFRYKFSWSPLGVLKALKSPAKAIMGGKEVNTQKPWDAISDYSANLPGGAEVFQSYPNRNSLPFMQAYGMGSDWNVHTFVRGTLRLDGWSDAWADIFHFVENELAGPDGDAKLAAMSEQLWTDYAYDEGEPDRVVLVVDLKASKDGKVVWHKDYALDSKGSKEFSAMARLVSITVSLAVETVLEGSLPAGVSAAPSDPTTIHRWFEEIKAHGDEFHLTEHVS